One genomic segment of Deltaproteobacteria bacterium includes these proteins:
- a CDS encoding 5'-methylthioadenosine/S-adenosylhomocysteine nucleosidase → MREETYRWQATWSASRFVASLVHLALAAGLAAGALFPPAVLAAWSPNERVLILSAYPTEGAKLLAAAAPATEVGVFNGRRFFAGTIAGKNVVMGLTGIGLVNADRTTRAVLAYLEANAFGVKAIVFSGVAGSSYNIGDVVVPDHWTDDLEHSAPPYPPYRVDSFLYSIARRLTGNVALDPNLHAEDYACTGLRSDLSTPIRVEDPELRINRGDEGHSSDPYGDRAVPCISPGDDLLGCAACGAPPGAVGVSSDPTPFLDPNFFLDLFQSFAPGAGGSAVIQDMETAAVARIATEKRIPFIAFRGVSDGRGDPLTLPPIPYLQFVVYQQLAADNAAAATLAFLAAW, encoded by the coding sequence ATGCGCGAGGAGACATATCGCTGGCAAGCAACTTGGTCAGCGAGTCGATTCGTAGCCAGCCTCGTCCATCTCGCACTGGCCGCCGGGTTGGCGGCGGGGGCGCTCTTCCCTCCGGCCGTCCTTGCGGCCTGGTCTCCCAACGAACGGGTCCTCATCCTCTCCGCGTACCCGACGGAGGGCGCAAAGCTCCTCGCCGCCGCAGCGCCCGCGACGGAAGTCGGCGTCTTCAACGGCCGGAGGTTCTTTGCCGGGACCATCGCGGGGAAGAACGTCGTCATGGGCTTGACCGGCATCGGTCTCGTGAATGCCGACCGGACGACGCGAGCGGTCCTCGCGTATCTCGAGGCCAACGCGTTCGGAGTGAAGGCCATCGTCTTCTCCGGCGTCGCCGGCAGCAGCTACAACATCGGAGACGTCGTCGTCCCCGATCACTGGACGGACGACCTCGAGCATTCCGCGCCGCCGTATCCGCCGTACCGCGTCGACAGTTTCCTTTATTCGATTGCCCGGCGCCTCACCGGAAACGTGGCCCTCGACCCCAATCTCCACGCGGAGGACTATGCGTGCACGGGGCTGCGTTCGGACCTCAGTACGCCAATACGCGTCGAAGATCCCGAGCTCCGGATAAACCGCGGCGACGAGGGGCACAGCTCCGATCCCTACGGGGATCGAGCGGTTCCGTGCATCAGCCCGGGGGACGATCTTCTCGGGTGTGCAGCGTGTGGCGCGCCGCCGGGGGCGGTCGGCGTCAGCTCGGACCCCACCCCCTTCTTGGACCCGAACTTCTTTCTGGACCTCTTCCAGTCGTTCGCTCCGGGCGCGGGCGGCAGCGCCGTCATCCAGGACATGGAGACGGCTGCCGTGGCGCGCATCGCGACCGAGAAGAGGATTCCGTTCATCGCCTTCCGCGGTGTGTCCGATGGGAGAGGGGATCCGCTCACGCTTCCACCGATTCCCTATCTCCAGTTCGTCGTCTACCAGCAGCTCGCGGCCGACAATGCGGCGGCCGCCACGCTGGCGTTTCTCGCGGCGTGGTAA